Sequence from the candidate division KSB1 bacterium genome:
GAGGTAAAAACCCAAACATTATTTTTGCGGATTGCAATTATGACGATATGCTGGAGACAACCCTGCAATCGTCGTTTGCGAATCAGGGTCAGATTTGCTTGTGCGGTTCGCGCATTTTTATTGAACGACCCCTTTATGATAAATTCAAAAATGACTTCGTTGAGCGTTCCAAAGAACTAAAAGTCGGTGATCCGCTTTCTGAAGACAGCAACCTGGGAGCGGTCGTTTCTCAGCCGCACCTGGAAAAAATCTTGAGTTACATCGAGCTTGCGCAACAAGAAAATGGTACGATTCTGTGCGGTGGCAATCGTGTAAAGGTAACTGGCAGGTGTGAAAATGGTTGGTTTGTCGAGCCGACGGTGATTGAAAATTTGCCGTATGATTGCCGAACAAATCAAGAGGAAATTTTCGGTCCGGTGGTGACGCTCATGCCGTTCGATTCTGAAGAGGAGGTTTTGGTGCAGGCCAACAGCACGCAATACGGTCTGGCCGCAACCATTTGGACGCAAAATTTAACCCGGGCACATCGAGTTGCGAACTTGCTGCAGTGCGGGATCATCTGGATCAATTGCTGGATGCTGCGCGACTTGCGCACCCCGTTTGGAGGTATGAAAAACTCGGGCCTTGGCAGAGAAGGCGGCGTGGAAGCGCTGCGGTTTTTTACTGAGCCGAAAAATGTTTGTGTGAAGTTATGAGCAGCGAAATAACCAAGACTGAAAAAGCTCCAAAACCTGTCGGCGCTTATCCGCACGCACGCAAAGTGGGCAATCTGCTCTTTCTTTCCGGCGTCGGACCCAGAGAGGCCAGCACTGATAAAATTCCCGGCGTCAAATTGGATGAAAATGGCAACGTGACTTCCTATGATATCGAAGCACAGTGCCATTCGGTTTTTAAGAATATCAAAATTATTTTGGAGGAAGCCGGCTCGAGTTGGGATAAGCTGGTGGATGTGACGGTTTTCTTAACCAACATGAAAGATGATTTCAAAACCTATAATCGCATTTATGCCGAGTATTTTAAAGAGAATCAGCCATGCCGGACCACGATTGAGATCAATTGTTTGCCGACACCGATTGCGATTGAGTTAAAGTGTATAGCCACTATATGAAGCAATGTCGAATTACGAATTACAAATAACAAACCTGTGAAGTTTGATGTCATTTCGAAATGACAGAGCTTTTTGCGGAGTGCGACCCCGTCCCGACTTTCCTTGAATCTTTCATGATTATGAAATCGGGAACGAGGCGCACGAAGCCCGCACAGGATCCTTTGCCCGTTTCTCAGGCAAAGAGCCAGAGCGGCCCTACAAAAACACTAACAAAACCACCTAATAAGATTAGGAGAAAGAAATGGCTAAAGTAATGCAACCGCTCGACGTTTTCAGCCTCATGGGATGGGTCGAGGAAAACAAAGAACACCTGCGGCCGCCCATTGCTAACGAGACAATTTTCAAAGGGAACGACACTTTTATTGTGATGGTCTCCGGCGGGCCGAACACACGCAAGGACTTCCATTATAATGAAAGCGAGGAGTTATTTCTACAACTCAAAGGGGACATCAACGTGCGGATTTATGTGGATGGGGAATTTCGCGACGTGCCGATCAAAGAGGGCGAGATGTTTTTGCTGCCGCCGAAGGTGCCGCACCAGCCCCAGCGCTTTGAGAACACCTACGGGTTAATCATCGAGAAGCACCGCGAGAAAGGCGAGAACGACGGCTTCATGTATTTTTGTGAGAATTGCGACCACCTGCTTTA
This genomic interval carries:
- a CDS encoding aldehyde dehydrogenase family protein, which encodes GKNPNIIFADCNYDDMLETTLQSSFANQGQICLCGSRIFIERPLYDKFKNDFVERSKELKVGDPLSEDSNLGAVVSQPHLEKILSYIELAQQENGTILCGGNRVKVTGRCENGWFVEPTVIENLPYDCRTNQEEIFGPVVTLMPFDSEEEVLVQANSTQYGLAATIWTQNLTRAHRVANLLQCGIIWINCWMLRDLRTPFGGMKNSGLGREGGVEALRFFTEPKNVCVKL
- a CDS encoding RidA family protein, with protein sequence MSSEITKTEKAPKPVGAYPHARKVGNLLFLSGVGPREASTDKIPGVKLDENGNVTSYDIEAQCHSVFKNIKIILEEAGSSWDKLVDVTVFLTNMKDDFKTYNRIYAEYFKENQPCRTTIEINCLPTPIAIELKCIATI
- a CDS encoding 3-hydroxyanthranilate 3,4-dioxygenase, with the protein product MQPLDVFSLMGWVEENKEHLRPPIANETIFKGNDTFIVMVSGGPNTRKDFHYNESEELFLQLKGDINVRIYVDGEFRDVPIKEGEMFLLPPKVPHQPQRFENTYGLIIEKHREKGENDGFMYFCENCDHLLYEEYFFLEDIVKQFPIVQNNFYSSEERRTCDKCGTVMALPDNWQQSVSKMAEENPYADDPHAPVTGKSN